In a genomic window of Phyllostomus discolor isolate MPI-MPIP mPhyDis1 chromosome 5, mPhyDis1.pri.v3, whole genome shotgun sequence:
- the LOC114497112 gene encoding peptidyl-prolyl cis-trans isomerase A-like, translating to MPPLPRTFPCPATVNPTVFFNVPKTAENFRALSTGEKKICYKGPCCHRIILGFPCQGDDFTWHSGTGSKSIYGEKSDDENFVLKHTGPGILSTANAGPNTNSSQLFICTAKTEWLDGKHVVFPQVKDRVDAVTAMEHYRSRNDKTSKKITITDCGQLS from the coding sequence ATGCCACCACTGCCTCGGACCTTCCCGTGTCCAGCCACGGTAAAccccactgtgttcttcaatGTTCCAAAGACAGCAGAAAATTTTCGTGCTCTGAgcactggggagaaaaaaatttgttATAAAGGCCCCTGCTGTCACAGAATTATTCTGGGATTTCCATGCCAGGGTGATGACTTCACATGGCACAGTGGCACAGGCAGCAAGTCCATCTACGGGGAGAAAAGTGATGATGAGAACTTCGTCCTGAAGCACACAGGTCCTGGTATCTTGTCCACGGCAAATGCTGGACCCAACACAAACAGTTCCCAGCTTTTCATCTGCACTGCCAAGACCGAGTGGCTGGATGGCAAGCATGTGGTCTTCCCCCAGGTGAAAGACCGCGTGGATGCTGTGACAGCCATGGAGCACTACAGGTCCAGGAATGACAAGACCAGCAAGAAGATCACCATTACTGACTGTGGACAACTCTCATAA